From Roseofilum reptotaenium CS-1145:
TCTAGCTGTAGCTTGCCACACCCTACTAAAGCTAATACGATAACCCCTAGATTCTAAGGATATGAAATGGTGAAAATTACGCTTGACCTTCCTGATGAACTTATTCAGCATTTTAACCTCAACCATTTGACTCGTGAGATTTTGGAAGCTTTAGTCGTGCAAGCCTATCAGGCCGAAAAAATTACCAGTGCGGAAGTCGGTCGCATTTTAGGTTTGCCTTCTCGTTGGGATGTTGATGCTTTTTTGAAGCAGCATAAGGCTGATTTGCATTATGACGAGGCTGATTTGCAGCAGGATAGGGAAACCCTTCGCCAACTCCGTTATGATCGTCGTTTCTGATACTTCGCCGATCAACTATTTACTCCTGATTGGCCAGATTGACCTGCTCCCCAACTTGTTTGAGCAAATTATTATTCCTGATGTGGTTCGGGATGAAATGCAGGATGCCTCCGCACCAGCAGTTGTACGTCAATGGAGTGCCAATCCTCCT
This genomic window contains:
- a CDS encoding UPF0175 family protein codes for the protein MKITLDLPDELIQHFNLNHLTREILEALVVQAYQAEKITSAEVGRILGLPSRWDVDAFLKQHKADLHYDEADLQQDRETLRQLRYDRRF